The following coding sequences are from one Comamonas koreensis window:
- a CDS encoding DUF502 domain-containing protein produces MASLRKWLLTGLLVIVPGVITVWVLNWIIGTLDQTLLILPQHWQPDEVLGYHIPGFGVVLTLAILLIVGGIASNFVGRKLVAWGDALVSRIPVVRSIYSSVKQVSDTLFSESGNAFRTAVMVQWPHPGMWTIGFVTGAPSGELDQHLHQGPDSADTAFVSVYVPTTPNPTGGYLVMVRKSDCIELNMSVDAALKYIVSMGVVAAPDVPTGSK; encoded by the coding sequence ATGGCGTCCCTGCGTAAATGGTTGCTGACTGGGCTGCTGGTCATCGTGCCGGGCGTCATCACGGTCTGGGTGCTCAACTGGATCATCGGCACGCTCGACCAGACCTTGCTGATCCTGCCGCAGCACTGGCAGCCCGACGAGGTCCTGGGCTACCATATCCCCGGTTTCGGCGTGGTGCTGACCTTGGCGATCTTGCTGATCGTCGGCGGCATTGCCAGCAATTTTGTCGGCCGCAAGCTGGTGGCCTGGGGCGATGCGCTGGTCAGCCGGATTCCGGTGGTGCGCTCGATCTACTCGAGCGTCAAACAGGTCTCCGACACCTTGTTTTCCGAGAGCGGCAATGCCTTTCGCACTGCGGTCATGGTGCAGTGGCCCCATCCGGGCATGTGGACCATTGGCTTTGTGACGGGCGCGCCCAGCGGTGAGCTGGACCAGCACCTGCACCAGGGGCCGGACAGCGCCGATACCGCTTTTGTCAGCGTCTACGTGCCCACCACGCCCAATCCGACGGGCGGCTACCTGGTGATGGTGCGCAAGAGCGACTGCATTGAATTGAACATGAGCGTGGATGCTGCGCTTAAATACATCGTCTCGATGGGGGTCGTGGCTGCGCCCGATGTCCCCACGGGGTCTAAATAA
- a CDS encoding FmdB family zinc ribbon protein, translating into MPIYAYKCSACGYAKDVLQKISDAPLTDCPECKQASFSKQLTAPGFQLKGTGWYATDFSGKSAAAAPASAPAADAAAPAAAATPAPASASAPAASGGSAV; encoded by the coding sequence ATGCCTATTTACGCCTACAAGTGCAGTGCCTGCGGCTATGCCAAGGATGTTTTGCAAAAAATATCGGATGCACCGCTGACGGACTGCCCCGAGTGCAAGCAAGCCAGCTTCTCCAAGCAACTGACGGCCCCGGGGTTCCAGCTCAAGGGAACGGGTTGGTACGCCACCGATTTCAGTGGCAAGTCGGCTGCTGCGGCACCGGCCAGCGCACCTGCGGCCGACGCGGCTGCGCCCGCAGCGGCAGCAACGCCCGCACCCGCATCTGCATCTGCACCGGCTGCGAGCGGCGGCTCGGCGGTCTGA
- the aspS gene encoding aspartate--tRNA ligase — MAMRSQYCGQVTEAQMGETVSLCGWVNRRRDHGGVIFIDLRDREGYVQVVCDPDRAEMFKVAEDVRNEFCVQVKGLVRARPEGTTNDSIKSGKIEVLCHELTVLNASVTPPFQIDDENLSETVRLTNRVLDLRRPTMQRNMMLRYKTAIQVRNFLDKEGFIDIETPMLGKSTPEGARDYLVPSRVHDGEFFALPQSPQLYKQMLMVAGYDRYYQITKCFRDEDLRADRQPEFTQIDCETSFLNEEEIRAIFQRMIKEVFQTQLNVDLGEFPIMTYQDAAFRFGSDKPDLRVKLEFTELTDVMKDVDFKVFSGAANMKGGRVVGLRVPGGAREQGGLSRGDIDAYTDFVKIYGAKGLAYIKVNELAKGRDGLQSPIVKNIHDAAIAEILKRTEAQDGDLIFFGADKEKIVNDAIGALRIKIGHSAFGKSTGLFEDRWAPLWVVDFPMFEHDEENDRWAAVHHPFTSPKDGHEDLMDTDPGKCIAKAYDMVLNGWELGGGSVRIHRADVQSKVFTALKISAEDARAKFGYLLDALQYGAPPHGGLAFGLDRLITLMTGSESIRDVIAFPKTQRAQDLLTQAPSPVDEKQLRELHIKLRNPAGAQ, encoded by the coding sequence ATGGCAATGCGTTCCCAATACTGCGGTCAAGTGACCGAAGCCCAAATGGGCGAAACCGTGAGCCTGTGCGGCTGGGTCAATCGCCGCCGTGACCACGGTGGTGTGATTTTCATCGACCTGCGTGACCGCGAAGGCTATGTGCAGGTGGTCTGCGATCCTGACCGCGCCGAGATGTTCAAGGTGGCCGAAGACGTGCGCAATGAGTTCTGCGTGCAGGTCAAGGGCCTGGTGCGTGCCCGTCCTGAAGGCACCACCAATGACTCGATCAAGAGCGGCAAGATCGAAGTGCTGTGCCACGAGCTGACCGTGCTCAACGCCTCGGTGACGCCTCCATTCCAGATCGACGACGAGAACCTGTCGGAGACCGTGCGCCTGACCAACCGCGTGCTGGACCTGCGCCGCCCCACGATGCAGCGCAACATGATGCTGCGCTACAAGACGGCGATCCAGGTGCGCAACTTCCTGGACAAGGAAGGCTTCATCGACATCGAAACGCCGATGCTGGGCAAGAGCACGCCCGAAGGCGCGCGTGACTACCTGGTGCCCAGCCGCGTGCACGATGGCGAATTTTTCGCGCTGCCCCAGTCGCCCCAGCTGTACAAGCAGATGCTGATGGTGGCCGGCTACGATCGCTACTACCAGATCACCAAGTGCTTCCGCGACGAAGACCTGCGTGCTGACCGCCAGCCCGAGTTCACGCAGATCGACTGCGAAACCTCGTTCCTGAACGAGGAAGAGATCCGCGCCATCTTCCAGCGCATGATCAAGGAAGTGTTCCAGACCCAGCTGAATGTGGACCTGGGCGAGTTCCCGATCATGACCTACCAGGATGCGGCCTTCCGCTTTGGCTCGGACAAGCCTGACCTGCGCGTCAAGCTCGAGTTCACCGAGCTGACCGACGTGATGAAGGACGTGGACTTCAAGGTCTTCTCGGGCGCCGCCAACATGAAGGGCGGCCGCGTGGTGGGCCTGCGTGTGCCAGGTGGTGCGCGCGAGCAGGGCGGTCTGTCGCGTGGCGACATCGATGCCTACACCGACTTCGTCAAGATCTATGGCGCCAAGGGCCTGGCCTACATCAAGGTCAACGAGCTGGCCAAGGGCCGTGACGGCCTGCAGTCGCCCATCGTCAAGAACATCCATGACGCCGCGATTGCCGAGATCCTCAAGCGCACCGAAGCGCAAGACGGCGACCTGATCTTCTTTGGCGCCGACAAAGAAAAGATCGTCAACGACGCCATCGGCGCGCTGCGCATCAAGATCGGCCACAGCGCCTTTGGCAAGAGCACCGGCCTGTTTGAAGACCGTTGGGCACCGCTGTGGGTGGTGGACTTCCCGATGTTCGAACACGACGAGGAAAACGACCGGTGGGCGGCCGTGCACCACCCCTTCACCTCGCCCAAGGACGGCCATGAGGACCTGATGGACACCGATCCTGGCAAGTGCATTGCCAAGGCCTACGACATGGTGCTCAACGGTTGGGAACTGGGCGGTGGCTCGGTGCGTATCCACCGCGCCGATGTGCAGTCCAAGGTGTTCACCGCGCTCAAGATCAGCGCCGAAGATGCACGTGCCAAGTTCGGCTACCTGCTGGATGCGCTGCAGTACGGCGCGCCTCCCCACGGTGGCCTGGCCTTTGGTCTGGACCGTCTGATTACCTTGATGACCGGCTCCGAGTCAATCCGTGACGTGATCGCCTTCCCCAAGACCCAGCGCGCCCAGGACCTGCTGACCCAGGCCCCATCGCCAGTGGACGAAAAGCAGCTGCGCGAGTTGCACATCAAGCTGCGCAACCCTGCCGGCGCGCAGTAA